ATTGTAAGATTTTTTCATTCTAAAATATAATAGAAAATCCTTTGTTGCATACTTATAAGGTAATCTTCGTACAAATGGTAAGCAAATGTGCGAAGAATGTATTTCATTTATGCGAAGAATGCAATGTAAAACAATTATATTTGTAAATGTTTATAAATCAGTTGTTTGCACGACAGTATATCTTTGTTCTCTAAAAATATAATGTAAATATTTTTTGTGTCATATATAATCCGAAAAACGATTTAGATTGAGGAAGAAAAACAAAGCGAGTAAAATTAACAATCAAGTTGAAAAAACGAAAGGGTATAAAAAACGCACGCATAGTATAAATTTTCTATAATATCAATAGATAAAAAGTCCAAAAGTATTGCTCTTTTGGACTTTTTGGTAATACTAAGCGGTTATGCCCCTACCGTTTATCAAAACTGGAGTACAACTCTACTTGTGGTATTGTGTGTTTAAAACCTATTGAAAGAGCATTTAAACAGCGTTCTAAGGTGCGTAGCATAGTAGGAATGATGTGCTGCTCATAGAACTCCCGAGGGCAGAGTTGGTAGTCTATCCTCACAATTTCCTGTTCGCAGATATCGCCTGTGTCAAGTCCGTTGTCCGCCCAAAACCATGTAGCCGCGGTAATTGGTTCATGACGCTTATATGCCCACTTTATGGAGGCCGCCCCTCTTCCGTATGGCAGAGGGGACGGATGGAAGACGAGTGTGCCGAATTTGGGAATGCTGAGGGCTTCCACTGATACTTTTTCTGTGAGTAAGGGGGCGATAGCGAGATCGCATTCCTGGCTTGTCTCTTCAGTGATAGTATGTCCTTTGGCTTGCAGAAGGCACAGTGCCTTGTTATAAGCCAAGGTGTCTTTATTGCCTAATATCCTGATTTTCATCGCCTGTATATTTAAAGGCTTGGACAGCTCTAAAGTGTCCGCCGTAGCCTGCTGCATATTGTTTCTTTCCCGCTTTTATTGCGGAACGCTTAAAGGAAGCTACGCTTCTTGCCTTGTTTGCTCCGTAGAGTGTTCGACCTGTTTGTATCCATTTTTTTGAATGTCGCAGCGCACTGCATAGCTGTGGGTGAGAAGTATGGAAGAATACTGGGTATTTCTTGTTGCACCGTCCATTTCCCTGCAGGTGGTACTCGCATACGGCTTGAAGAAACTTTGTGCCTACGCCGATGCCCTGCCATTCCGGCATTACCACGAGTCGTGTTGCCCGGTATGCATTAGCGGTAAAGAGAGGTGCTACGGATAGGTGGCAGACCGGCTCCGTGCCGATGAATCCTACGAAGCATTCTGCCGTTACGGGCATAGGCAAGTCTAAATAGTAATGTTTTTTAAAGATTCTTGGGAATACAGCTCCGCTGACTTTATAAATTTGAAGGTTGAGCGTTGGGCGTTGCCGAAGGCAGTCACGCTCGTAAAAGCGTGCCTCCGCCGTATCGTAGACCCAATCTGGCTGTAGCCATTCAATGATATCATAGTGGCAGGACAGCAGAACTATTTTCCCGGTGCCTCTTCGCCATGTCTTGGCAAATGCTGCCGCTCCTACTTTTGCTATTTGTCGGTCGATAACTGATGTAAATTCGTCCACAACGGCATATTGGGGCTGTTCGCAGGCTAAGCGTGCCAATCCCGCCCTGAATTTTTCTCCGTTACTCAGTACGGAGAATGGCCTCAGCCACGAGGGTACATCTCCTAACCCCACGGCTGACAGCATCCCCGTTACGGTATTGAAATCGCCATCGGGCGCAATGCAGTCGACTATCGGCTTGTCTTCTTCCCACCCGGCGTATAGGTCATACATTGCCTTACTGCCAAAAATCTTGTTGCCGATGCTTGTTTTTCCACTTCCCGAAGGTCCTACGACAAGTCCTATTTTCCACTCTTTTTCTTCTATGGGCAGCTCGGCTTTTGTTGCCCAGTCGCAACCGCTTTCAGCATTAAAAAGGCTTTTTACCCGTTCTGCCCGATAGCTGTTATAGTTACTGCAATGGTGGTTTACTTCTATTCTCATACGTTTACTACTTTTGGTTTGTACCCGTCAGCGGCCAGATGCTCAAACACCGCTTTTTGTTCCTTTTCATCTGCGCATACGACAATGATGCCATACTGTGGTTTGTAAGTATATTTTCCCATATTATGTTTTTTGTTTTGCAAAGGTATGACAGACTGATTTATTGGGGGCATTTATTTTTTGTTTTGCACTGCACGTCAGCTGCAGTGTCTTCCAAAGCGTTTGATTATGTGATATACTTTACGCTCTGATATGTGGTATTTTTGGCTTAGCAGGGTTACGGTATAGGTAACTTTTTCGCCCTTATCTTTCATTTCCAAATACTTTGCATACAGTTCTACAAAGTTGTAATCGTCAGGCTTGATACCTGCTTCGTTTATCCGTTTTCATTGCCGTCCACTAAAAATCGCTAAGCGTTCTTTGAAATATTTGAAATATAGTTAGTTACAGAGATTTTCAAGGTGCGACGATTTGATTTTGTATCTTTGCAGTCCAAACAGATGACTGCATATGAACAAGCTCCAATACGTTTTCTCCCAATTGGTCGCTTTTATGGATTCAGACAAGTTTCGTCACATCGTTGATAAGTATGGCGGTAACCGCTATGTGAAGCACTTCACATGTTGGAACCAGATCCTTACACTCATGTTTGGCCAGTTGAGCAATCGTGAGAGCATGCGAGACTTGATTGTCGCCATAGAGGCACATTACCAGAAGTGCTATCATCTCGGACTTGGCAAGCACGTGACCAGAAGTAATCTGGCTAAAGCCAATACAAATCGTGCCTGTCGCATCTTCGAGCAGTATGCCTACTACCTTGTGAGTAAGGCCAGGCGCAAACGGGCTGCGAATATCTTCAAACTTGACGGTAATGTCTATGCTTT
The Prevotella sp. HUN102 genome window above contains:
- a CDS encoding formyltransferase family protein; the encoded protein is MQQATADTLELSKPLNIQAMKIRILGNKDTLAYNKALCLLQAKGHTITEETSQECDLAIAPLLTEKVSVEALSIPKFGTLVFHPSPLPYGRGAASIKWAYKRHEPITAATWFWADNGLDTGDICEQEIVRIDYQLCPREFYEQHIIPTMLRTLERCLNALSIGFKHTIPQVELYSSFDKR
- a CDS encoding GNAT family N-acetyltransferase, which produces MRIEVNHHCSNYNSYRAERVKSLFNAESGCDWATKAELPIEEKEWKIGLVVGPSGSGKTSIGNKIFGSKAMYDLYAGWEEDKPIVDCIAPDGDFNTVTGMLSAVGLGDVPSWLRPFSVLSNGEKFRAGLARLACEQPQYAVVDEFTSVIDRQIAKVGAAAFAKTWRRGTGKIVLLSCHYDIIEWLQPDWVYDTAEARFYERDCLRQRPTLNLQIYKVSGAVFPRIFKKHYYLDLPMPVTAECFVGFIGTEPVCHLSVAPLFTANAYRATRLVVMPEWQGIGVGTKFLQAVCEYHLQGNGRCNKKYPVFFHTSHPQLCSALRHSKKWIQTGRTLYGANKARSVASFKRSAIKAGKKQYAAGYGGHFRAVQAFKYTGDENQDIRQ